One stretch of Prunus persica cultivar Lovell chromosome G1, Prunus_persica_NCBIv2, whole genome shotgun sequence DNA includes these proteins:
- the LOC18791213 gene encoding 50S ribosomal protein L28, chloroplastic — protein MAASATAGVFFANTRSLCFRKAESSKRLLQPFKAEAVSDIGFVTSQLGGIKISYDMSSQLPKSISIFSPPALQPIVARRICPFTGKKSNRANKISFSAHKTKKLQFVNLQYKRVWWEAGKRFLKLRLSTKALKTIEKNGIDAVAKKAGIDLRKL, from the exons ATGGCAGCATCGGCAACAGCTGGAGTGTTTTTCGCTAACACCCGAAGTCTATGCTTTCGCAAAGCAGAGTCTTCCAAGAGATTGCTGCAGCCTTTTAAGGCCGAAGCAGTTTCGGATATTGGGTTCGTTACCAGTCAGCTGGGTGGCATCAAAATCTCTTACGACATGTCGTCTCAGCTGCCCAAGTCCATCTCCATTTTTTCCCCACCTGCCCTTCAGCCCATTGTTGCCC GTAGAATTTGTCCTTTCACTGGGAAGAAATCAAACAGGGCAAACAAGATTTCCTTCTCAGCTCACAAGACCAAAAAGTTGCAGTTTGTGAACCTACAATACAAGAGAGTTTGGTGGGAAGCTGGGAAGCGCTTTCTTAAACTGCGTTTGTCAACTAAAGCATTGAAAACCATAGAGAAAAACGGAATTGATGCCGTTGCCAAGAAGGCTGGGATAGATCTTCGCAAGTTATGA
- the LOC18790082 gene encoding splicing factor U2af large subunit A: MSISSRLQEKNRKSSGISLHHDEESAARTRPFSCEEIMLRRNNKKLCDNAIDLGNIPRESIVENVSDRFESEGDYGHHKDLPLFVEKSVSEEAVKASSRKKETYNSKSAKTEVDFAKGKDRGGHESESLKDKPKKDTRTEAKGGKTEKQVHSRKKVDKRSIDNFPNESVKKHSRDSKGKERHGDLSRGNSERESKRKYQNGNEDKIRDRNAPKKHDPGKHHLVEVSERKEGKEPSKSRLEKSRLKRGRSRSRDREDRHGFRSVSPRAQKYTSHNLGMRSEIHVLKDRSERQHSDIDRSRVSSNGSSSHYRRHGVPENRLGGYSPRKRRTESAIKTPSPPDRSPEKKRARWDHPPTATDKVLSGSVGSLFNSSNSNMSSNVHEMAIAVAVASATRKSISGASPNSLLSKKNVSIDSVQLTQATRPMRRLCVENVPSSTSENTLVESLNNFLLSSGVNHIQGTRPCISCSINKEKGQAVVEFLTPEDALAALSFDGSDFSGSILKIRRPKDFVEVATGDPDKSMAVLETISDVVKDSPNKIFIGGISKSLSSEMLMELISVFGPLKAYHFEVNKELNEPHAFLEYVDQSVTLKACAGLNGMKLGGRVLTAVQAIHDASSLENSGNASLHEIPEYAKPLLKQPSQVLKLRNVLNLEHISLLSEPEVEEVLEDVRLECARFGTVKSVKVVKHCNNYVTTGVFEAVDDAESGGYQNILEFEQKGAKTDTLEEHIDNKFVEFPSNAKEVKEDEVTKGSCFSVTALDDEPTDDFVEEKSCKIGQFGDDIEIKGSENPSNRVPEQLHNQLNSTKDASKCFDVKATEAIEINDLSLENKLMAEEEGSTQEEADGEKLRSFAGKDCSLGTESDANEKIEIKEQNHGKEHDYDLGSIFEPGCVFVEFGRIEASLMAAHCLHGRVFEDRIVTVEYISLDHYRAHFKIEHV, translated from the exons ATGAGCATATCTAGTCGGCTAcaagaaaagaacagaaaaagtAGTGGGATTTCCCTGCATCATGATGAAGAAAGTGCTGCTAGGACAAGGCCTTTCAGCTGTGAAGAGATTATGCTTAGGAGGAACAACAAAAAGTTATGTGATAATGCCATAGATCTAGGGAATATACCAAGGGAATCTATTGTTGAAAATGTTTCAGATCGTTTTGAATCTGAAGGGGATTACGGACACCATAAAGATTTACCCCTGTTTGTTGAAAAATCTGTCTCAGAGGAAGCTGTGAAGGCAAGttccagaaagaaagaaacatataATTCCAAGAGTGCTAAAACAGAAGTTGATTTTGCTAAAGGGAAAGATAGAGGAGGCCATGAGTCAGAAAGCTTGAAGGATAAACCGAAGAAAGATACAAGAACTGAAGCAAAAGGaggaaaaactgaaaaacaagTACACAGCAGAAAAAAAGTTGACAAACGCTCAATTGATAACTTTCCAAATGAATCTGTGAAAAAGCATTCAAGGGACTCAAAAGGAAAGGAGAGACATGGGGACCTAAGTAGAGGAAACTCTGAACGAGAAAGCAAGAGAAAATACCAGAATGGAAATGAGGACAAAATTAGAGACAGAAATGCTCCAAAGAAACACGATCCAGGGAAACATCACCTTGTAGAAGTTTCAGAGAGAAAGGAGGGGAAAGAACCATCAAAATCACGTTTGGAAAAATCAAGGCTAAAAAGGGGACGGTCAAGAAGTAGAGACCGTGAGGATAGACATGGATTTAGATCCGTCTCACCAAGGGCACAAAAGTATACATCTCATAATTTAGGGATGCGCAGCGAGATACATGTGCTCAAAGATAGATCTGAAAGACAGCATTCCGATATTGACAGGAGCAGAGTATCTAGTAATGGCTCAAGTAGCCACTATCGGCGACATGGTGTGCCTGAGAATAGGCTTGGTGGCTATTCACCGAGGAAGAGAAGAACTGAGTCTGCTATTAAGACTCCATCCCCACCTGATCGTTCacctgaaaagaaaagagccaGGTGGGATCATCCCCCAACAGCGACTGACAAGGTATTATCTGGTTCAGTTGGTTCTCTTTTTAATTCATCAAACAGTAATATGTCCTCAAATGTACATGAGATGGCCattgctgttgctgttgcttCGGCTACTAGGAAATCTATCTCTGGGGCTTCTCCTAATTCTTTATTGTCTAAGAAGAATGTTTCCATTGACTCTGTCCAACTAACACAAGCTACCCGGCCTATGAGGAGGCTTTGTGTAGAAAATGTTCCATCTTCAACCTCTGAGAACACTTTAGTGGAATctcttaataattttttgttgtcttCGGGTGTCAACCATATCCAAGGAACACGACCATGCATTAGTTGTTCG ATTAACAAAGAAAAGGGTCAAGCTGTTGTGGAGTTTCTTACGCCTGAAGATGCTTTGGCTGCTCTATCATTTGACGGCAGTGACTTCTCTGGTTCCATTCTTAAAATAAGGCGCCCTAAAGACTTTGTTGAAGTGGCT ACTGGTGACCCAGATAAATCAATGGCTGTGCTTGAGACAATTAGTGATGTTGTGAAGGATTCACCCAACAAG ATTTTCATTGGTGGAATTTCAAAGTCTCTTTCATCAGAAATG CTTATGGAGCTCATTAGTGTCTTTGGACCTTTGAAGGCATACCACTTTGAGGTCAATAAGGAACTTAATGAACCACATGCTTTTCTGGAG TATGTAGACCAGTCGGTTACTCTCAAAGCGTGTGCGGGTCTGAATGGTATGAAATTGGGTGGAAGAGTGCTAACTGCAGTTCAAGCAATTCATGATGCATCATCCTTG GAAAATAGTGGAAATGCATCATTACATGAGATCCCAGAATATGCAAAGCCGCTTCTCAAACAACCTTCGCAGGTCCTAAAGCTTAGAAACGTG TTAAATCTAGAGCACATTTCACTGCTATCTGAACCAGAGGTAGAAGAAGTTCTGGAAGATGTGCGATTAGAGTGTGCCAG GTTTGGAACTGTCAAATCTGTAAAAGTTGTCAAGCATTGCAACAATTACGTCACCACAGGGGTATTTGAAGCCGTTGATGATGCAGAATCTGGGGGGTACCAGAACATCTTAGAGTTTGAACAAAAGGGAGCAAAAACAGATACTTTGGAAGAACATATTGATAATAAGTTCGTGGAGTTTCCTAGCAATGCCAAAGAAgttaaagaagatgaagtcaCCAAAGGTAGCTGCTTTAGTGTAACTGCTTTAGATGATGAGCCTACAGATGATTTTGTGGAGGAAAAATCATGTAAAATAGGTCAATTTGGTGATGATATCGAAATCAAAGGAAGTGAGAACCCATCTAACAGGGTTCCTGAGCAACTCCACAACCAACTGAACAGCACGAAAGATGCTTCCAAATGCTTTGATGTTAAGGCTACTGAAGCTATTGAAATAAATGACTTAAGtttggaaaacaaattaatggcTGAAGAAGAGGGATCAACTCAAGAGGAAGCTGATGGTGAGAAACTCAGAAGTTTTGCTGGAAAGGACTGTAGTTTGGGAACAGAGTCGGATGCTAATGAGAAGATTGAAATTAAGGAACAGAATCATGGGAAGGAGCATGATTATGATCTTGGAAGTATATTTGAGCCAGGGTGCGTTTTTGTGGAGTTTGGAAGAATAGAAGCCTCTTTAATGGCAGCACATTGTTTACATGGACGGGTGTTTGAGGATCGAATTGTGACAGTGGAGTACATTTCACTTGATCATTACAGGGCTCATTTCAAAATTGAGCATGTTTGA